In Nitrospira sp., a single genomic region encodes these proteins:
- the gspN gene encoding type II secretion system protein GspN codes for MVWPWKDLSAWKAPLLWIAFGSGLLFLSIALTFPYGALQTRVIGELQRATGMDVRAADWSIGFPAAIEWRQMTLTKTDWSPLQLGLVRAQVGLWRLLTGGVALDLAAQIDDATAAQGTVKLTVTASSWSMTGPVAMMGRIQKLDLSKVIRPYVTRGSLTGEFSHRLDRPATGGPAAFGEGTWKAEAKDLSLDHIPVGNGRILALAFSTLSISLACREQICDVTELKGDGIDGSFSGQGTVTMQQPLQQSQLALSLTVIPGVGFAAKAPGLGIPPLPPGTPFTFKVMGTLAQARVAL; via the coding sequence ATGGTGTGGCCATGGAAGGATCTCTCGGCTTGGAAGGCTCCGCTGCTGTGGATTGCCTTTGGATCTGGACTGCTCTTCCTCTCGATCGCCCTCACCTTTCCCTATGGAGCTTTGCAGACGAGAGTCATCGGGGAACTGCAGCGAGCTACCGGGATGGACGTGCGCGCAGCAGACTGGTCGATCGGCTTTCCGGCGGCGATTGAATGGCGGCAGATGACGTTGACCAAAACCGACTGGTCTCCCCTGCAGCTGGGTCTGGTGCGGGCTCAAGTAGGGCTCTGGCGGTTGCTGACCGGCGGGGTGGCTCTGGATCTGGCCGCCCAAATCGACGACGCCACTGCGGCACAGGGCACGGTGAAATTGACGGTGACGGCGTCCTCCTGGTCTATGACCGGCCCTGTAGCCATGATGGGCAGGATTCAGAAGCTCGATCTTTCCAAGGTGATTCGCCCCTATGTGACGCGTGGCAGCCTGACGGGGGAGTTCTCGCATCGTCTCGATCGCCCCGCAACCGGCGGACCCGCTGCATTCGGCGAGGGCACGTGGAAAGCGGAGGCCAAGGACCTGTCCCTGGATCACATTCCGGTGGGGAACGGCCGGATCCTCGCGCTGGCGTTCAGCACCCTCTCGATCAGCCTGGCGTGCCGGGAGCAGATCTGCGATGTGACCGAATTGAAGGGCGACGGGATCGACGGGTCGTTTTCCGGGCAGGGAACGGTTACAATGCAGCAACCCTTACAACAGAGCCAGTTGGCGTTGTCTTTGACCGTGATTCCCGGTGTGGGATTTGCGGCCAAGGCTCCCGGGTTGGGTATTCCGCCGTTGCCGCCCGGAACGCCGTTTACGTTTAAAGTGATGGGAACATTGGCACAGGCCAGGGTGGCGTTGTAG
- a CDS encoding type II secretion system protein GspJ: protein MMPTRSSTHAETGRAHFKHEGGFTLVEALLAIALLATLGAIVFGSLLTTTQVVDAGRAAASREQTIRRVLRLMAEELAIGVKETTFPWVGLNGTQDGQPADTLAFVTRGDGLGVQAARESEILRVIYTREGDRLIRFVRRNLYGLTDESVDQVNLATQVKGFNVRYYSRQGQVWLDEWSSTGPLPTALLLEITFQEPDAEPYTIREWVTVGVS, encoded by the coding sequence ATGATGCCAACTCGTTCATCGACCCACGCAGAAACCGGAAGGGCTCATTTTAAGCACGAAGGCGGATTCACGCTGGTCGAAGCGTTGCTGGCGATTGCGCTGCTGGCGACGTTGGGCGCGATTGTCTTCGGATCCTTGCTGACGACGACGCAGGTCGTGGATGCCGGTCGAGCGGCGGCCTCTCGGGAGCAGACCATCCGGCGCGTGTTGCGGCTGATGGCCGAGGAACTCGCGATCGGCGTCAAGGAAACGACGTTCCCCTGGGTCGGTTTGAACGGGACGCAAGACGGCCAGCCGGCCGATACGCTGGCCTTTGTTACCAGGGGGGATGGATTGGGCGTGCAAGCCGCGCGCGAGAGCGAGATCTTGCGCGTAATTTACACGCGCGAAGGCGATCGTTTGATCCGATTCGTCCGGCGCAATCTCTATGGGCTCACCGATGAATCGGTCGATCAGGTCAACCTGGCGACGCAGGTGAAGGGGTTCAACGTGCGCTACTACAGCCGGCAAGGCCAGGTGTGGCTGGACGAATGGAGCTCGACCGGACCGTTGCCGACTGCCCTGCTCCTGGAAATCACCTTTCAAGAGCCCGATGCCGAACCCTATACCATTCGTGAATGGGTCACGGTGGGAGTCTCCTGA
- the gspF gene encoding type II secretion system inner membrane protein GspF, translating into MPVYQYRGYKSDGGSAAGIVDAESVKVARLKLRKDGVFPTDVVEQGQGPGRGLAQDRVAISAPLGRSQVLSAPELAMLTRQFATLLVAGLPLVEALGVLIDQSEKKPAKALLADVREQVRAGKALSSVLESYGKDFSQIYVHMVRAGESSGALDQILFRLAEFLEKQQALRNKVTNAILYPALMLIVGVGVLFFLMTFVVPKITAVFTSMKAALPFPTVVLMTISRFCSTYWPLMLLAVVGGGWLIRRFIQTESGRTVADRLILRIPLIGDVARMVSISRLTGTLATMLSSGVQLLDALDVSKRVMNNRILEEAVEGARQNIREGETIADPLKRSGQFPSLVTHMIAVGERSGEMEEMLRRIGQIYDGEVERVITRFTSLLEPIMILVMGVIVFFIVVAILLPIFEMGQMVR; encoded by the coding sequence ATGCCGGTCTATCAATACCGCGGATATAAGAGCGACGGCGGATCCGCTGCGGGGATTGTCGATGCCGAAAGCGTAAAGGTTGCCCGTCTGAAGCTGCGCAAAGACGGAGTGTTCCCGACCGACGTGGTTGAGCAAGGGCAAGGCCCCGGTCGCGGATTGGCGCAGGACCGTGTCGCCATATCCGCTCCGCTCGGTAGATCTCAGGTGTTGTCGGCACCCGAACTGGCGATGTTGACCCGTCAGTTTGCGACTTTGTTGGTCGCCGGGCTTCCCCTGGTCGAAGCGTTGGGGGTTTTGATCGACCAGTCTGAAAAGAAGCCGGCGAAGGCGTTGCTCGCCGATGTGCGCGAGCAAGTGCGTGCAGGAAAAGCGCTCAGCAGCGTGCTGGAATCCTACGGGAAAGACTTCTCCCAGATCTACGTGCATATGGTGCGGGCGGGTGAATCGAGCGGCGCGCTGGACCAGATCCTCTTCCGCCTGGCCGAGTTTCTTGAAAAACAGCAGGCCCTCCGGAACAAAGTCACGAACGCCATTCTCTACCCCGCCTTGATGCTGATCGTCGGCGTCGGCGTGCTGTTTTTCCTGATGACCTTTGTGGTTCCGAAGATTACGGCGGTCTTCACCAGCATGAAAGCGGCGCTCCCCTTCCCGACCGTGGTGCTGATGACGATCAGCCGCTTCTGTTCCACCTATTGGCCGCTCATGCTGCTGGCTGTAGTCGGCGGCGGGTGGCTCATTCGCCGCTTCATTCAGACCGAATCGGGACGCACCGTTGCCGATCGATTGATCCTCCGCATTCCCTTGATCGGCGACGTGGCGCGCATGGTGTCCATCTCGCGGTTGACCGGCACCCTGGCGACGATGTTGTCGAGCGGCGTGCAGTTGCTGGATGCGTTGGATGTCTCGAAACGCGTGATGAACAATCGGATCCTGGAAGAAGCGGTCGAGGGCGCCAGACAGAATATTCGAGAAGGGGAAACGATCGCAGATCCGCTCAAGCGCAGCGGCCAATTTCCGTCCCTCGTGACCCATATGATCGCCGTCGGCGAACGCAGCGGCGAGATGGAAGAAATGCTGCGGCGCATCGGCCAGATTTACGACGGCGAAGTGGAGCGGGTCATCACCCGGTTTACATCGCTCCTGGAACCGATCATGATCTTGGTCATGGGCGTCATCGTCTTCTTTATCGTGGTAGCCATCTTGCTGCCGATCTTTGAAATGGGTCAAATGGTGCGGTGA
- the gspG gene encoding type II secretion system major pseudopilin GspG, giving the protein MSSVTRHQSPDVLRNARGFTFIEIMVVVAILAILAALVVPRIMGRTDDAKRTAAKVQIRNIEGALQLYKLDNGVYPSSEQGLKALVEKPSVGVIPKKWKIGGYIDKLPEDPWGNQYKYQSPAPIQQGQYGQIKADYEIMSLGTDGEVGGEGVNADIANWNLEKD; this is encoded by the coding sequence GTGTCATCAGTCACGCGTCACCAGTCACCCGATGTTCTCCGCAACGCACGCGGCTTTACCTTCATCGAAATCATGGTGGTGGTGGCGATCCTCGCCATCCTGGCGGCGCTGGTCGTCCCGCGGATCATGGGACGGACCGACGATGCCAAACGGACCGCCGCAAAAGTGCAGATCCGCAATATCGAAGGGGCGCTCCAACTGTATAAGCTCGACAACGGTGTCTATCCTTCAAGCGAACAGGGGCTCAAAGCGCTGGTCGAGAAGCCGTCGGTGGGTGTGATTCCTAAAAAGTGGAAAATCGGCGGATACATCGACAAGCTTCCTGAAGATCCCTGGGGAAACCAGTACAAGTATCAAAGCCCGGCACCGATCCAGCAGGGACAATACGGGCAGATCAAAGCCGATTATGAAATCATGTCCCTCGGTACCGACGGCGAGGTCGGCGGAGAAGGCGTGAATGCGGATATTGCGAACTGGAACCTGGAAAAGGATTAG
- a CDS encoding prepilin-type N-terminal cleavage/methylation domain-containing protein — MRPYQPQDERGFTLLEVLLAVAILAIALPVLLGLRNFDLELQSRSMELTTATLLAQEKLLETELSGSFPIGESTGEFQTPAPGVLSSITETNRAPGYRWKRSIMPTPLELIREVKIQISWPRGQQDETLEVSTYVFAGLAF, encoded by the coding sequence ATGCGGCCCTACCAACCACAAGACGAACGAGGATTTACTCTGCTGGAGGTGCTGCTGGCGGTCGCGATTCTTGCGATCGCGCTCCCCGTGCTCTTGGGCCTGAGGAATTTCGATTTGGAGCTGCAATCCCGCTCGATGGAGCTGACGACGGCCACACTGTTGGCCCAGGAAAAACTCTTGGAAACGGAACTGTCTGGCTCCTTCCCCATTGGTGAATCGACGGGAGAGTTTCAAACGCCGGCGCCCGGCGTCCTCTCGTCGATCACGGAGACCAATCGTGCGCCCGGTTATCGCTGGAAGCGCAGTATCATGCCGACGCCGCTGGAGCTCATTCGCGAAGTCAAGATCCAGATCTCCTGGCCGCGCGGCCAGCAGGATGAAACGTTGGAAGTGAGTACCTATGTCTTTGCCGGCCTCGCTTTCTAA